Proteins found in one Brachypodium distachyon strain Bd21 chromosome 5, Brachypodium_distachyon_v3.0, whole genome shotgun sequence genomic segment:
- the LOC100826202 gene encoding uncharacterized protein LOC100826202 isoform X2 has protein sequence MPNKRQREARKRFREANPDLCQPAPAPPADGTKKKSKKSMFKKVKKAGGGGSGGAGRSKHPLRVPGMRPGERCFICKSTDHVAKTCPEKSLWDKNKICLLCRERGHSLKNCPEKSDGDLKKFCYNCGGSGHSLSKCPKPIENGGTNFASCFVCKQQGHLSKDCPENKHGIYPKGGCCKVCGEVTHLARHCPNKRQQDFMYSRDDDTNMEGDHQEDHALRGGDDLEDDFIDEEEANSASGMAVSDECKHKFQELKAKRSFRFITFKVNENTQQVVVDRVGQPGETYADFTASIPADECRYAVFDFDFVTDENCQKSKIFFISWSPDTSRVRSKMLYASSKDRFKRELDGIQVELQATEPSEMSMDIVKARAL, from the exons ATGCCGAACAAGCGTCAGCGGGAGGCGCGAAAGCGCTTCCGCGAGGCGAACCCCGACCTCTGTCAACCAGCACCCGCCCCTCCCGCCGACGGCACcaaaaagaagagcaagaaaAGCATGTTCAAGAAGGTGAAgaaggcgggcggcggcggaagcggtGGCGCGGGGAGGTCGAAGCACCCGCTGCGGGTTCCCGGGATGCGGCCCGGGGAAAGGTGCTTCATCTGCAAGTCCACCGACCACGTAGCCAAGACCTGCCCCGAGAAGTCCCTCTGGGATAAGAATAAG ATCTGCTTGCTCTGCAGGGAGCGGGGCCATAGTCTGAAGAACTGCCCTGAGAAAAGTGATGGGGATTTGAAGAAATTTTGCTACAATTGTGGTGGATCTGGACATTCCCTTTCCAAGTGCCCCAAACCCATTGAAAATG GTGGTACAAACTTTGCGAGCTGCTTTGTCTGCAAACAGCAGGGACATTTGAGCAAGGATTGTCCTGAAAATAAACATGGCATTTATCCGAAG GGTGGTTGCTGTAAGGTATGTGGTGAAGTCACACACTTGGCCAGGCATTGTCCAAACAAACGGCAACAGGACTTCATGTACTCCAGAGATGATG ATACGAATATGGAGGGAGACCACCAGGAGGACCATGCTCTGCGGGGTGGAGATGATCTTGAAGATGATTTCATCGACGAAGAAG AGGCGAACTCGGCGTCGGGGATGGCCGTGAGCGACGAGTGCAAGCACAAGTTCCAGGAGCTCAAGGCCAAGAGGAGCTTCCGGTTCATCACGTTCAAGGTGAACGAGAACACgcagcaggtggtggtggacaGGGTGGGCCAGCCGGGCGAGACCTACGCCGACTTCACCGCCTCTATCCCCGCCGACGAGTGCCGCTACGCCGTCTTCGACTTCGACTTCGTCACCGACGAGAACTGCCAGAAGAGCAAGATCTTCTTCATCTCCTg GTCCCCGGACACATCGAGGGTGAGGAGCAAGATGCTGTACGCCAGCTCCAAGGACCGGTTCAAGAGGGAGCTCGACGGCATCCAGGTGGAGCTGCAGGCGACCGAACCCAGCGAGATGAGCATGGACATCGTCAAGGCCAGAGCCCTCTGA
- the LOC100826202 gene encoding actin-depolymerizing factor 6 isoform X1 — MQMEASGSPILRLTPPLFRALRLSPAACACAVAVAHHRRVRLWKEEKPRASAMANSASGMAVSDECKHKFQELKAKRSFRFITFKVNENTQQVVVDRVGQPGETYADFTASIPADECRYAVFDFDFVTDENCQKSKIFFISWSPDTSRVRSKMLYASSKDRFKRELDGIQVELQATEPSEMSMDIVKARAL, encoded by the exons ATGCAAATGGAAGCCTCAGGTTCCCCTATATTACGCCTGACCCCTCCTCTCTTCCGGGCCTTGAGACTCTcgcccgccgcctgcgcctgcgccgtTGCCGTTGCGCACCACCGTCGTGTCCGGCTGTGGAAAGAAGagaaaccccgcgcgtcagcCATG GCGAACTCGGCGTCGGGGATGGCCGTGAGCGACGAGTGCAAGCACAAGTTCCAGGAGCTCAAGGCCAAGAGGAGCTTCCGGTTCATCACGTTCAAGGTGAACGAGAACACgcagcaggtggtggtggacaGGGTGGGCCAGCCGGGCGAGACCTACGCCGACTTCACCGCCTCTATCCCCGCCGACGAGTGCCGCTACGCCGTCTTCGACTTCGACTTCGTCACCGACGAGAACTGCCAGAAGAGCAAGATCTTCTTCATCTCCTg GTCCCCGGACACATCGAGGGTGAGGAGCAAGATGCTGTACGCCAGCTCCAAGGACCGGTTCAAGAGGGAGCTCGACGGCATCCAGGTGGAGCTGCAGGCGACCGAACCCAGCGAGATGAGCATGGACATCGTCAAGGCCAGAGCCCTCTGA
- the LOC100839879 gene encoding serine racemase — MGSRDDDGPTTEDQGYAADIHSIREAQVRIAPYVHKTTILSSTSINAIVGKQLFFKCECFQKAGAFKIRGASNSIFALDDAQASKGVVTHSSGNHAAAVALAAKLRGIPAYIVIPKNAPECKVDNVKRYGGRIIWSDVTMESRESIAKKVQEETGAILIHPFNDKYTISGQGTVFLELLEQVPEIDTVIVPISGGGLISGVALAAKAINPSIRILAAEPKGADDSAQSKVAGKIIKLPATNTIADGLRAFLGDLTWPVVRDLVDDVIVVDDSAIVNAMKMCYETLKVAVEPSGAIGLAAALSDEFKQSSYWHESSKIGIIVSGGNVDLRVLWESLYK, encoded by the exons ATGGGAAGCAGAGATGACGATGGCCCAACCACTGAGGATCAAGGCTATGCCGCAGACATCCATTCCATCAGGGAGGCGCAGGTCCGCATCGCGCCGTATGTGCACAAGACAACCATTCTGTCATCGACATCTATCAATGCCATAGTGGGGAAGCAGTTGTTCTTTAAGTGCGAGTGCTTCCAGAAGGC AGGGGCATTCAAGATCCGAGGGGCATCCAATTCAATATTTGCCCTTGATGATGCCCAGGCATCGAAGGGTGTTGTAACGCATAGCAG TGGAAACCATGCTGCTGCCGTGGCTCTGGCTGCAAAGTTGCGTGGCATACCTGCTTACATTGTCATACCCAAAAATGCACCAGAATGTAAGGTTGACAACGTTAAGCGTTATGGTGGCCGTATTATCTGGAGTGATGTCACAATGGAATCAAGAGAATCTATTGCTAAAAAAGTTCAGGAGGAAACTGGTGCCATTCTTATTCATCCATTCAATGACAAGTATACTATCAG TGGTCAGGGTACAGTATTCCTTGAACTATTGGAGCAGGTCCCTGAGATTGACACTGTTATTGTTCCAATTAGTG GTGGTGGTTTAATTTCTGGTGTGGCATTGGCTGCAAAGGCCATAAACCCTTCAATACGCATTCTGGCAGCAGAACCAAAGGGTGCTGATGATTCAGCCCAATCCAAGGTTGCTGGAAAGATCATCAAACTACCTGCAACCAACACCATTGCTGATGGACTACGAGCTTTTCTCGGTGACTTGACATG GCCGGTGGTGCGTGATTTGGTGGATGATGTCATCGTTGTGGATGACAGTGCCATTGTCAACGCCATGAAAATGTGCTACGAGACTCTCAAGGTAGCTGTGGAGCCTAGTGGAGCCATTGGCCTTGCTGCTGCCCTTTCCGATGAGTTCAAGCAAAGCTCTTATTGGCATGAGAGCAGCAAGATAGGTATCATTGTTTCTGGAGGCAATGTAGACCTCCGTGTGCTTTGGGAGTCCCTCTATAAATGA
- the LOC100840177 gene encoding copper-transporting ATPase HMA5 isoform X1, which translates to MCLNHFLEATSVITLRPHQNPHTKTLSPFWWEFVLPMAATTRALFLSCFHGGSDASGHLALRSRYPSMPRRPRSAVVAGEGAGSSGGGGDLEAAEEEEEKVAVFAVSGMTCAACAGSVEKAVKRLPGIHEAAVDVLGGRAQVAFYPASVSVSIGEEKIKETIEDAGFGAKLIDEEVKEKSILVCRLHIKGMTCTSCASTVESALQVVPGVQRASVALAIEEAEIRYDRRVISATQLIHAVEETGFEAILVTTGEDQSRIDLKVHGILDERSIMIVKSSVQALPGVEDIKVDTELHKLTISYKPDQTGPRDLIEVIESATSGHVTVSIYPEADGREQHRNEEIRQYKNSLLWSLVFTIPVFLTSMVFMYIPGLKNGLDKKVINMMSIGELLRWILSTPVQFVIGRRFYTGAYKALCHISPNMDVLIALGTNTAYFYSVYSVLRAATSENYMATDFFETSSMLISFILLGKYLEILAKGKTSEAIAKLMDLAPETATVLMHDNKGHVVGEKEIDSRLIQKNDVIKVVPGGKVASDGFVIWGQSHVNESMITGESRPVAKRKGDTVIGGTVNENGVLHVRATFVGSESALAQIVRLVESAQMAKAPVQKFADQISKVFVPLVIVLSLLTWLSWFLAGRFNGYPKSWIPSSMDSFQLALQFGISVMVIACPCALGLATPTAVMVATGVGASQGVLIKGGQALESAQKVDCIVFDKTGTLTIGKPVVVNTRLLKNMVLREFYDYVAAAEVNSEHPLAKAIVEHAKKFHSEENHIWPEARDFISVTGHGVKAKISDKSVIVGNKSFMLSSHINVPVEASEILVEEEDKAQTGIIVAMDQEIVGIISVSDPIKPNAHEVISYLKSMKVECIMVTGDNWGTANAIGKEVGIEKIIAEAKPEQKAEKVKELQLSGRTVAMVGDGINDSPALVAADVGMAIGAGTDIAIEAADIVLMKSNLEDVITAIDLSRKTFFRIRMNYVWALGYNILGIPIAAGVLFPSTRFRLPPWVAGAAMAASSVSVVCWSLLLRYYKRPLITQERQSYTSG; encoded by the exons ATGTGTTTAAACCATTTTCTCGAAGCCACATCCGTGATCACCCTCCGCCCCCACCAAAATCCCCATACTAAAACCCTTTCTCCATTTTGGTGGGAATTCGTGCTCCCAATGGCGGCGACCACCCGGGCCCTCTTCCTCTCGTGCTTCCACGGCGGCTCCGATGCGAGCGGCCACCTCGCGCTGCGGTCGCGGTACCCGTCGATGCCGCGGCGCCCCAGGTCGGCCGTGGTCGCTGGCGAGGGTGCTGGTAGTAGTGGAGGTGGGGGCGATCTggaggcagcggaggaggaggaggagaaggtggcGGTGTTCGCGGTATCAGGGATGACGTGCGCCGCGTGCGCTGGGTCGGTGGAGAAGGCCGTCAAGCGGCTCCCAGGCATCCACGAAGCCGCGGTCGACGTCCTCGGGGGCCGCGCGCAGGTCGCCTTCTACCCGGCATCGGTCTCGGTGAGCATCGGG GAGGAAAAAATTAAGGAAACCATCGAAGATGCTGGTTTTGGAGCTAAACTGATTGATGAGGAGGTCAAGGAAAAGAGCATTCTAGTATGCAGGCTGCACATAAAAGGTATGACCTGTACATCTTGTGCAAGCACGGTCGAGTCTGCCTTGCAAGTTGTTCCAGGGGTTCAGAGAGCTTCGGTTGCGCTGGCTATTGAAGAGGCAGAAATCCGTTATGATCGCAGGGTCATCTCTGCTACCCAACTAATTCATGCAGTCGAAGAAACTGGCTTTGAAGCTATACTGGTCACCACAGGAGAAGATCAGAGCAGGATAGACCTCAAAGTGCATGGCATTCTTGACGAGAGATCAATAATGATAGTGAAAAGCTCTGTTCAAGCTCTTCCTGGTGTGGAAGACATAAAAGTTGACACTGAGCTCCACAAGCTTACCATCTCATACAAGCCTGACCAGACTGGTCCCCGGGACCTCATCGAAGTCATCGAGTCTGCTACATCTGGTCATGTTACCGTGTCAATATACCCAGAAGCAGACGGGAGAGAGCAGCATAGAAATGAGGAGATCAGGCAATACAAGAATTCTTTATTATGGAGCTTAGTATTCACGATCCCAGTGTTCCTCACCTCCATGGTGTTCATGTACATCCCAGGGCTGAAGAATGGGCTGGACAAAAAGGTTATCAACATGATGAGCATTGGTGAATTACTGCGATGGATTTTGTCGACACCTGTCCAATTTGTGATTGGCCGCAGATTTTATACTGGTGCTTACAAAGCCTTGTGCCACATCTCGCCGAACATGGATGTGCTCATTGCTCTAGGGACCAACACAGCTTACTTCTACTCAGTTTACTCGGTTCTCCGAGCTGCTACATCTGAGAACTACATGGCAACTGATTTTTTTGAGACTAGTTCCATGCTCATATCTTTTATCCTTCTTGGGAAGTACCTTGAGATCTtggcaaaaggaaaaacctCTGAGGCTATTGCCAAGCTGATGGATCTTGCGCCGGAAACTGCAACAGTGCTGATGCACGACAACAAAGGGCATGTTGTAGGTGAGAAGGAGATTGACAGTAGATTGATTCAAAAAAATGATGTGATCAAAGTAGTTCCAGGTGGCAAAGTTGCTTCCGATGGCTTTGTTATATGGGGTCAGAGCCATGTGAATGAAAGCATGATCACCGGAGAATCACGGCCTGtggcaaagagaaagggtGACACTGTGATCGGAGGGACAGTGAACGAGAATGGTGTGCTCCATGTCCGTGCAACATTTGTTGGATCAGAGAGTGCCCTGGCACAGATCGTAAGGCTAGTAGAATCGGCACAGATGGCAAAAGCTCCTGTGCAGAAATTTGCTGATCAGATATCTAAAGTCTTTGTCCCCCTG GTGATCGTCCTTTCTTTGCTTACTTGGCTTTCATGGTTTTTAGCTGGGAGGTTCAATGGATACCCAAAATCGTGGATACCATCTTCCATGGATAGCTTTCAGCTAGCTCTTCAGTTTGGGATATCAGTTATGGTGATCGCCTGTCCTTGTGCCCTTGGGTTGGCCACTCCAACTGCCGTGATGGTTGCTACTGGAGTTGGTGCCTCGCAGGGTGTTCTGATTAAGGGTGGGCAAGCTCTGGAGAGTGCACAGAAG GTGGACTGCATTGTTTTTGACAAGACAGGAACACTAACGATTGGGAAACCTGTTGTTGTGAACACCAGGCTTTTAAAAAACATGGTCTTACGTGAATTCTATGACTATGTTGCAGCAGCAGAG GTCAACAGTGAACATCCGCTGGCGAAGGCGATAGTGGAGCATGCCAAGAAGTTCCACTCAGAAGAAAACCATATCTGGCCTGAAGCAAGGGATTTCATTTCAGTCACCGGACACGGTGTCAAGGCAAAAATCAGTGACAAGAGTGTCATTGTGGGCAACAAGAGCTTTATGTTGTCATCACATATTAATGTTCCCGTGGAAGCTTCAGAAATCctcgtggaagaagaagacaaggcGCAAACAGGGATCATTGTGGCTATGGACCAAGAAATTGTGGGCATAATCTCTGTGTCTGATCCAATAAAACCAAATGCCCATGAAGTGATATCATACCTCAAGTCAATGAAGGTGGAGTGTATAATGGTGACTGGGGACAACTGGGGAACGGCCAATGCCATCGGAAAAGAGGTTGGCATTGAAAAGATCATAGCTGAAGCGAAACCGGAGCAGAAGGCTGAGAAGGTGAAGGAACTTCAG TTGTCTGGAAGAACCGTGGCGATGGTTGGTGATGGAATCAATGACTCCCCAGCGCTTGTCGCAGCAGACGTGGGTATGGCTATTGGCGCTGGCACTGATATTGCCATTGAAGCTGCGGACATTGTCCTCATGAAGAGCAACTTGGAGGATGTGATCACCGCTATCGATCTGTCGAGGAAAACCTTCTTCCGCATACGGATGAACTATGTGTGGGCGCTCGGCTACAACATCCTCGGCATACCAATTGCTGCTGGGGTGCTATTCCCATCGACCCGCTTCCGATTGCCGCCGTGGGTCGCTGGCGCTGCAATGGCGGCATCCTCCGTCAGTGTCGTTTGCTGGTCCCTGCTGTTGAGGTACTACAAGAGGCCATTGATCACGCAGGAGCGACAATCATACACAAGTGGATAA
- the LOC100840177 gene encoding copper-transporting ATPase HMA5 isoform X2, translating into MCLNHFLEATSVITLRPHQNPHTKTLSPFWWEFVLPMAATTRALFLSCFHGGSDASGHLALRSRYPSMPRRPRSAVVAGEGAGSSGGGGDLEAAEEEEEKVAVFAVSGMTCAACAGSVEKAVKRLPGIHEAAVDVLGGRAQVAFYPASVSEEKIKETIEDAGFGAKLIDEEVKEKSILVCRLHIKGMTCTSCASTVESALQVVPGVQRASVALAIEEAEIRYDRRVISATQLIHAVEETGFEAILVTTGEDQSRIDLKVHGILDERSIMIVKSSVQALPGVEDIKVDTELHKLTISYKPDQTGPRDLIEVIESATSGHVTVSIYPEADGREQHRNEEIRQYKNSLLWSLVFTIPVFLTSMVFMYIPGLKNGLDKKVINMMSIGELLRWILSTPVQFVIGRRFYTGAYKALCHISPNMDVLIALGTNTAYFYSVYSVLRAATSENYMATDFFETSSMLISFILLGKYLEILAKGKTSEAIAKLMDLAPETATVLMHDNKGHVVGEKEIDSRLIQKNDVIKVVPGGKVASDGFVIWGQSHVNESMITGESRPVAKRKGDTVIGGTVNENGVLHVRATFVGSESALAQIVRLVESAQMAKAPVQKFADQISKVFVPLVIVLSLLTWLSWFLAGRFNGYPKSWIPSSMDSFQLALQFGISVMVIACPCALGLATPTAVMVATGVGASQGVLIKGGQALESAQKVDCIVFDKTGTLTIGKPVVVNTRLLKNMVLREFYDYVAAAEVNSEHPLAKAIVEHAKKFHSEENHIWPEARDFISVTGHGVKAKISDKSVIVGNKSFMLSSHINVPVEASEILVEEEDKAQTGIIVAMDQEIVGIISVSDPIKPNAHEVISYLKSMKVECIMVTGDNWGTANAIGKEVGIEKIIAEAKPEQKAEKVKELQLSGRTVAMVGDGINDSPALVAADVGMAIGAGTDIAIEAADIVLMKSNLEDVITAIDLSRKTFFRIRMNYVWALGYNILGIPIAAGVLFPSTRFRLPPWVAGAAMAASSVSVVCWSLLLRYYKRPLITQERQSYTSG; encoded by the exons ATGTGTTTAAACCATTTTCTCGAAGCCACATCCGTGATCACCCTCCGCCCCCACCAAAATCCCCATACTAAAACCCTTTCTCCATTTTGGTGGGAATTCGTGCTCCCAATGGCGGCGACCACCCGGGCCCTCTTCCTCTCGTGCTTCCACGGCGGCTCCGATGCGAGCGGCCACCTCGCGCTGCGGTCGCGGTACCCGTCGATGCCGCGGCGCCCCAGGTCGGCCGTGGTCGCTGGCGAGGGTGCTGGTAGTAGTGGAGGTGGGGGCGATCTggaggcagcggaggaggaggaggagaaggtggcGGTGTTCGCGGTATCAGGGATGACGTGCGCCGCGTGCGCTGGGTCGGTGGAGAAGGCCGTCAAGCGGCTCCCAGGCATCCACGAAGCCGCGGTCGACGTCCTCGGGGGCCGCGCGCAGGTCGCCTTCTACCCGGCATCGGTCTCG GAGGAAAAAATTAAGGAAACCATCGAAGATGCTGGTTTTGGAGCTAAACTGATTGATGAGGAGGTCAAGGAAAAGAGCATTCTAGTATGCAGGCTGCACATAAAAGGTATGACCTGTACATCTTGTGCAAGCACGGTCGAGTCTGCCTTGCAAGTTGTTCCAGGGGTTCAGAGAGCTTCGGTTGCGCTGGCTATTGAAGAGGCAGAAATCCGTTATGATCGCAGGGTCATCTCTGCTACCCAACTAATTCATGCAGTCGAAGAAACTGGCTTTGAAGCTATACTGGTCACCACAGGAGAAGATCAGAGCAGGATAGACCTCAAAGTGCATGGCATTCTTGACGAGAGATCAATAATGATAGTGAAAAGCTCTGTTCAAGCTCTTCCTGGTGTGGAAGACATAAAAGTTGACACTGAGCTCCACAAGCTTACCATCTCATACAAGCCTGACCAGACTGGTCCCCGGGACCTCATCGAAGTCATCGAGTCTGCTACATCTGGTCATGTTACCGTGTCAATATACCCAGAAGCAGACGGGAGAGAGCAGCATAGAAATGAGGAGATCAGGCAATACAAGAATTCTTTATTATGGAGCTTAGTATTCACGATCCCAGTGTTCCTCACCTCCATGGTGTTCATGTACATCCCAGGGCTGAAGAATGGGCTGGACAAAAAGGTTATCAACATGATGAGCATTGGTGAATTACTGCGATGGATTTTGTCGACACCTGTCCAATTTGTGATTGGCCGCAGATTTTATACTGGTGCTTACAAAGCCTTGTGCCACATCTCGCCGAACATGGATGTGCTCATTGCTCTAGGGACCAACACAGCTTACTTCTACTCAGTTTACTCGGTTCTCCGAGCTGCTACATCTGAGAACTACATGGCAACTGATTTTTTTGAGACTAGTTCCATGCTCATATCTTTTATCCTTCTTGGGAAGTACCTTGAGATCTtggcaaaaggaaaaacctCTGAGGCTATTGCCAAGCTGATGGATCTTGCGCCGGAAACTGCAACAGTGCTGATGCACGACAACAAAGGGCATGTTGTAGGTGAGAAGGAGATTGACAGTAGATTGATTCAAAAAAATGATGTGATCAAAGTAGTTCCAGGTGGCAAAGTTGCTTCCGATGGCTTTGTTATATGGGGTCAGAGCCATGTGAATGAAAGCATGATCACCGGAGAATCACGGCCTGtggcaaagagaaagggtGACACTGTGATCGGAGGGACAGTGAACGAGAATGGTGTGCTCCATGTCCGTGCAACATTTGTTGGATCAGAGAGTGCCCTGGCACAGATCGTAAGGCTAGTAGAATCGGCACAGATGGCAAAAGCTCCTGTGCAGAAATTTGCTGATCAGATATCTAAAGTCTTTGTCCCCCTG GTGATCGTCCTTTCTTTGCTTACTTGGCTTTCATGGTTTTTAGCTGGGAGGTTCAATGGATACCCAAAATCGTGGATACCATCTTCCATGGATAGCTTTCAGCTAGCTCTTCAGTTTGGGATATCAGTTATGGTGATCGCCTGTCCTTGTGCCCTTGGGTTGGCCACTCCAACTGCCGTGATGGTTGCTACTGGAGTTGGTGCCTCGCAGGGTGTTCTGATTAAGGGTGGGCAAGCTCTGGAGAGTGCACAGAAG GTGGACTGCATTGTTTTTGACAAGACAGGAACACTAACGATTGGGAAACCTGTTGTTGTGAACACCAGGCTTTTAAAAAACATGGTCTTACGTGAATTCTATGACTATGTTGCAGCAGCAGAG GTCAACAGTGAACATCCGCTGGCGAAGGCGATAGTGGAGCATGCCAAGAAGTTCCACTCAGAAGAAAACCATATCTGGCCTGAAGCAAGGGATTTCATTTCAGTCACCGGACACGGTGTCAAGGCAAAAATCAGTGACAAGAGTGTCATTGTGGGCAACAAGAGCTTTATGTTGTCATCACATATTAATGTTCCCGTGGAAGCTTCAGAAATCctcgtggaagaagaagacaaggcGCAAACAGGGATCATTGTGGCTATGGACCAAGAAATTGTGGGCATAATCTCTGTGTCTGATCCAATAAAACCAAATGCCCATGAAGTGATATCATACCTCAAGTCAATGAAGGTGGAGTGTATAATGGTGACTGGGGACAACTGGGGAACGGCCAATGCCATCGGAAAAGAGGTTGGCATTGAAAAGATCATAGCTGAAGCGAAACCGGAGCAGAAGGCTGAGAAGGTGAAGGAACTTCAG TTGTCTGGAAGAACCGTGGCGATGGTTGGTGATGGAATCAATGACTCCCCAGCGCTTGTCGCAGCAGACGTGGGTATGGCTATTGGCGCTGGCACTGATATTGCCATTGAAGCTGCGGACATTGTCCTCATGAAGAGCAACTTGGAGGATGTGATCACCGCTATCGATCTGTCGAGGAAAACCTTCTTCCGCATACGGATGAACTATGTGTGGGCGCTCGGCTACAACATCCTCGGCATACCAATTGCTGCTGGGGTGCTATTCCCATCGACCCGCTTCCGATTGCCGCCGTGGGTCGCTGGCGCTGCAATGGCGGCATCCTCCGTCAGTGTCGTTTGCTGGTCCCTGCTGTTGAGGTACTACAAGAGGCCATTGATCACGCAGGAGCGACAATCATACACAAGTGGATAA
- the LOC100840484 gene encoding probable phospholipid hydroperoxide glutathione peroxidase 6, mitochondrial, whose product MATASSATSVYDFTVKDASGKDVDLSVYKGKVLLIVNVASQCGLTNSNYTELSQVYEKYKDQGLEILAFPCNQFAGQEPGTNEEIVQFACTRFKAEYPIFDKVDVNGSNASPLYKFLKSSKGGIFGDSVKWNFSKFLVDKEGRVVDRYAPTTSPLSIEKDIKKLLGIS is encoded by the exons ATGGCCACCGCATCGTCGGCCACCTCCGTCTACGACTTTACCGTCAAG GATGCAAGCGGGAAGGACGTCGATCTGAGCGTCTACAAGGGGAAGGTTCTTCTCATCGTTAACGTCGCATCCCAGTG CGGCTTAACTAACTCCAACTACACCGAGCTGAGCCAGGTTTATGAGAAGTACAAGGACCAAG GCCTTGAGATCTTGGCTTTCCCATGCAATCAGTTTGCTGGGCAGGAGCCTGGCACCAATGAGGAGATTGTCCAGTTTGCCTGCACTCGCTTCAAGGCCGAGTACCCCATTTTTGACAAG GTTGACGTCAATGGCAGCAATGCTTCCCCCCTGTACAAGTTCCTGAAGTCTAGCAAAGGCGGAATTTTTGGCGATAGTGTCAAATGGAACTTCTCCAAGTTCTTGGTTGACAAGGAGGGTCGCGTTGTGGACCGCTATGCTCCCACCACTTCCCCGCTGAGCATTGAG AAGGATATCAAGAAGCTGCTTGGGATCTCATAA
- the LOC100826515 gene encoding AT-hook motif nuclear-localized protein 9-like → MRAPAVMAPSPEKKTMKRRGRPPKSGGKSQLALLGGCSPGNAFAPHVLHINQGEDITSKIMSFSELHAKSICILSANGTVSTVTLRLSSHSDGLDNAVYQGHFEIISLKGSCLLSDEGDSGNHGGGLSIVVSTPCGTIFGGSIGGPLIAADPVQVIAGSFNYRVTEEKKEPKISDSQLTELKVPWELDSEPYEPFSPLPHFGWSRIEDVKFERHGFDLTNG, encoded by the exons ATGCGCGCACCAGCGGTGATGGCtccctcgccggagaagaagacgatgaAGCGGAGAGGCCGGCCGCCGAAGTCTGGGGGGAAGTCGCAGCTCGCCCTTCTTG GAGGATGTTCACCTGGAAATGCATTTGCTCCGCATGTACTGCATATAAATCAGGGAGAG GATATTACCTCCAAGATCATGTCGTTCTCAGAGCTGCATGCCAAATCCATCTGCATTCTATCAGCTAATGGTACTGTGTCAACTGTAACTCTCCGTCTATCTTCACATTCTGACGGCCTTGACAATGCAGTTTACCAG GGTCATTTTGAGATAATTTCACTAAAAGGCTCTTGTCTGCTGTCTGATGAGGGTGACTCAGGAAACCATGGTGGGGGTTTAAGCATTGTAGTTTCTACTCCCTGCGGCACCATATTTGGAGGTAGCATTGGAGGGCCGCTGATTGCTGCAGACCCTGTGCAG GTGATTGCCGGAAGCTTCAATTACAGGGTGACAGAGGAAAAGAAGGAACCAAAGATCAGTGACAGCCAACTTACCGAGCTGAAAGTACCTTGGGAGCTGGATTCAGAGCCTTATGAACCATTTTCACCTTTGCCTCATTTTGGGTGGTCCAGGATTGAAGACGTCAAATTTGAGCGGCATGGCTTCGACCTGACCAATGGTTAG